The Chrysoperla carnea chromosome X, inChrCarn1.1, whole genome shotgun sequence genome includes a region encoding these proteins:
- the LOC123302371 gene encoding guanine nucleotide-binding protein subunit beta-1 → MNELDALRQEAETLKNAIRDARKAACDTSLVQATASLEPIGRVQMRTRRTLRGHLAKIYAMHWGTDSRNLVSASQDGKLIVWDSHTTNKVHAIPLRSSWVMTCAYAPSGSYVACGGLDNICSIYSLKTREGNVRVFRELPGHTGYLSCCRFLDDNQIVTSSGDMSCALWDIETGQQCTSFVGHTGDVMSLSLSPDMRCFVSGACDASAKLWDVRDGACKQTFPGHESDINAVTFFPHGFAFATGSDDATCRLFDVRADQELAMYSHDNIICGITSVAFSKSGRLLLAGYDDFNCNVWDSMKTERAGILAGHDNRVSCLGVTENGMAVGTGSWDSFLRIWN, encoded by the exons ATGAATGAGCTAGACGCTCTTAGACAAGAAGCAGAAACCCTCAAAAATGCCATTCGA gATGCTAGAAAGGCGGCTTGCGATACATCGCTTGTACAAGCCACGGCCTCTTTGGAACCAATTGGCAGAGTGCAGATGCGAACACGAAGAACACTTCGTGGACATCTTGCCAAAATCTATGCGATGCACTGGGGAACTGATTCTAG gAATTTGGTGAGTGCTTCACAAGATGGTAAATTGATTGTATGGGATTCACATACGACGAATAAAGTACACGCAATCCCATTGCGTTCCAGTTGGGTAATGACATGTGCATATGCCCCATCTGGTAGTTATGTTGCATGCGGTGGTTTGGATAACATTTGTTCGATATATAGCTTGAAAACGCGTGAAGGCAATGTACGTGTATTTCGTGAATTACCAGGACATACCGGCTATCTTAGTTGCTGCCGATTCTTGGACGATAATCAAATTGTTACCAGCTCTGGTGACATGTCTTG CGCGCTGTGGGATATTGAGACAGGGCAACAATGCACATCATTTGTTGGACACACTGGTGATGTAATGTCATTATCATTATCACCAGATATGCGTTGTTTTGTATCTGGGGCTTGTGATGCCTCTGCCAAATTATGGGATGTTAGAGATGGTGCttgtaaacaaacatttccTGGTCATGAATCTGATATCAATGCTGTTACT TTCTTCCCTCATGGTTTTGCATTTGCGACAGGAAGTGATGATGCCACCTGTAGATTATTTGATGTACGCGCTGATCAAGAACTTGCCATGTACTCACATGATAACATTATTTGCGGTATAACATCTGTTGCATTTAGTAAAAGTGGTCGTTTGCTTTTGGCTGGTTATGATGATTTCAATTGCAATGTTTGGGATTCAATGAAAACAGAACGAGCag GTATTCTTGCCGGGCACGACAATCGCGTATCTTGTCTTGGTGTCACGGAAAACGGCATGGCCGTTGGTACAGGATCTTGGGATTCCTTCTTGCGTATCTGgaactaa